tgtggaaaaaaaatttcCTTTTTGGTTCTACTTTTCTACTGAATCCTTTAGGCTGCAGCAGCTCAATCTGTAAAGATTCAGCTCTTAGAGCACGGCTTTGAGAACAGAAAGAGGAATGTTTAAGACTCACTATggacttggggaaaaaaaagttgtgactTGCTACTGATAAAAATAATTAACAGGTTGTTCTGTAACCAGAACTGAACTCCAAAGCTAAACTCAAAAGATTCCGCAAGTTGATTTTGTCTAAAAGTGTCAACACACAAGTCCGCACCATCGAGCATTCACGGGACTGTGGGTCGAGGAGACCCAGAGAGCAACAAGGCATGTTCGCTTGTGAGAACACACTCCCCACTGGTTTTCTTCTTGTAAAAGATGCTCTCACACCAACTACGTCAGTCCTTTCATTGACTCACTTTAGTCCATTCAGGCTATAACTGCAGGCATGGAACCAGGTGCCATGTGAATGGGCAATGATCTCAGACTAAACACAATTCATGTCCTCCTTTTGAAAAAGAGCGTGAGTTTCACAGCCTTCCTGACAAAGCGGATGTGTAGTGCGTCTAAACGATAGACAAAGGTGGCTTGAGTTACAGGATATCTTACAGACCCAGTGGAAATAACTTGGCAATACACCAATGTCCTCACTCCCACCATCCTTTTTGTACAAACTAAATCTGAAGAATGGAAACGCTAAAATTCACACGAATGCAGTAAGTTGGTCAGGATCTATGCAgtgcttgttttcttttcttggtACCCCAACTTTTTGCAGCATTACACAATACGGCAAGATGTTGCTAACATTCGAGCCTACTCACAAATTTGAATGGTGACGAACAAACACTGCTCAACCGTAACATCTTAATTATAATCCTCTTAAATCCGTAGATACATCAAAGTGTTATTTTAGAATAAAATGTTGATTGTAGAACTTAGATAACAGGAAATAatttgtgttgatttttttcattCCTAGGGGCAGTTACCACACAGAAACAGAGACATCGTTGCCACAGAAGATAACAGAGGCATAACTCAAAGGGAGAAAAGAAGTCCTGGCAAGCAACTAGAAACGGGTATGTGCTATTCCAGCGTTTGCCTGTTGTATTTCAtcgtcgtaatttctcaaaactttttttttttactatggaTAAAACAGCAAATGCACCTGCAGCTTTTGCAAGCTAGATGGTTATTGTCAGATGAATGTTTCCTCTGACTTAATGTTTCTTTGGAGATGATTCAGTAGTGTAAATAAGAAGCTGATGTACAGTTTTATGGCttttaaatattagaaacagatTGTTAGTGGgttctcaatgttttttttacggAATAAAACTGCTGTACCACGTTTGTTACTGGGATTATGCAGCATGCAAGCAAATAGAATGGGACTGATTATGACTTGGATGCTAGCAAAGCAAAGAGTTTCACGGATAGATTTCACCACAGACAACCCTTTCATAAAATATCACATCCCCAAGACGTCTCTAGGAGATTTCCATTGAGCAATTAGGCTCCATGTTATCGTTTCAGTAAATATGATATAGGAAAAAGCAGAGTTTTGAAGAATATGCACGTTTCTAATCAAGCATGCAATCATTTAAAAAGGCGGTCATCATCTGAGACTCTAGTGGCTTTCCTAAATCCGGTGTAACCGATTCATCATAATCGATGGCACGACAGCAAACCACATGGGCTGATACATTTGAATTAGCTGtcgtagtttttttttggtttagaaTGTTAGCtatgcagataaaaaaaaaaaaaaaaaaatagcaaacccTTTGAAGTTTCATGAGAGAAAGCAACAAGTGCTACATGATCACAAGGCATTCCGACGTCTGTGGCGTGACACTGAATACTTGGGAGGAGGGGAGTTGGTGATTGTGTTTAATTTAGAAGAAAAAACTCACCTCTGAGACTTTATACATAAATCAGTAAAGTCTCGAGCCTCTAAAGACTAATCATTCCCAGCTCTCTCCGCTGCTCATACTAGACAGACAAAGGCATTTCTAATACCAGCCTTAgaagtgtgtatttgtgtgtgtgcgcgtcaaTGTGTGTTCTCTGCCCTCCTAACGGGCACCAGATTTCAGATAGGGCTGCTCGTTAAGAAAAATCTATGCGGATGCATCCAGTCATGTAGCCAGAGGAGAAACACTGGCCATATGTTCACAAGGGACTCAAACTGTGAGGTTTTAAGGTTAAATGGCCTTTGTAGTTGTAATGACATGGTAAACACAAGAGCAGCAAGACTGCCTTTTGAAAAGAATACTTCATCTAcacaacccccccaaaaaaaagcatgCTCACGCTACTTTTGCGCACTGACATAGATGCCCCACCGTCATCTACAAGCACACATATGCGCATGGCCTGTAAAATAAAGACACAAACGCCCATGCACATTCACACACTTTCATCTGCATTCTCCATCTGGGCTTAATTCAAAGAAAAGGATTTTGGCAGGATAAAGTATCTCTCTAATGATCTTCTCCAGTTCCATTGCCTGTGAATGCTTAAGGCACTTGTTCATACAGATGAGGTGAAACCACACTTACAAATTGCTACACTAGACAAACCCACAGGACTAACTTGAGTGCTCAGTGTCCAATGTGTCGACATTGAGAGGATACCAACGTGGAATATACTCTATAAAGTCTTGAAATGAAATTTAAGATAATAGTTGGCCAAAAGAGGTTTTCAACCTTattcgttttgtttttcttttcttttccagactcaacaggaaaagagaaaaggaaagagaagaaaaaaggtAATCAAATATTCAGATAGAGAATGCTGAGTATTCTGTTATCCACGGAGGGTTGAAGTTAGGGAGATTAGAATATACCATAATTTccgtactataagccgcaccggactataaaccgcaccagctaaaattcggggatattttagtttttttcttacataaaccgcaccagactataaaccgcacgtgcacacgagttttttacaaagaaagacagtacacagaaagcctttttaaagtttgaataacatactttaacatgtctttctaaacattgcctgtgacacagcagtagtaccgcagcaacacagaagtgtgcacgcgagttattaacaaagaaagactggacacagaaagcttttttaaagttttaataacataccttaacatttctttccaaacactgcctgtgacgcggcagtaataccgcagcaacacggaagtaacacagcactaatagggtttgattaaataaaacataccggtaaaagtcactgagacgcggcggtaacagcagcaacacggtagcacagcactaacagggctgatcaaaaaaacatactagtaaaagtaaaataaagagcttcatcgtcttcatgttcctcctgtgcactgaaaccatcgaagtcttcctcagtgtccgattggaatagcattagatatccttcgcctcacactttctcagtctctctttcgtcgtcgcttttatgcatttcttcgagtgtgatgagggtgtgttcatgctaatcttactcatgcacaaagcgctaaattacattaaactagcacgtatagctccagagtagacgggaccacgaaataaagaaaagggtgccgcaacacaatgtcatcaacatcgactgcctttagcttaaaagcggcatcatatgcatttcttttatcccccataatgacggtttgtgtataaaagcttcctttcagtaatgtccgtcttgatcgcgttctgcgtgatgcgcgaaatgttcaaaacacaaattaacacgtcttcttcggcgcattatctcttcttcgtctgtcttgctcttgcttcctgctagagcgccccctggaggccgtaaaaatccataaatacaccgcgccgccatttaagcctcagggttcaaagtaaccttctgaataaaatgcattaaaagttcacattcattacaacttgtttttggtgagcaaaatgtcagaagaatttaatttaaatgctgattgattgggttttaatacaatgcagatggtccaaacagcgccactgtaatctcttgagtcacatggcagactaagagaaagggtttagagtacaggtgtcaaactcaaggcccgggggccagatacggcccgccacatcattctatgtggcctgtgaagacaaattgtgcatcaaattcgtgtgtcattactagaattgcaaattgtcttcacttttaataatatctttttttaaaaatatttgaccagtttttactcgtctgatttgaaaatgagttatttgtcagtttgttttgtagcttttactgtatataatatgaggtgctcatacatttatttgggttgacagtcataatggtcctccgaaagaagctatgactataatgcggcccacgaaagaaattagtttgacaaccctggtttagagccctttgacgcaggtcacctagcgtgcattcctactaaagctcataatagtcacaagcaagacagccagaataagcagcagtcatagtagtgtttcaaaatagtatttttgttgttttttttcttcaagataccgcacaacagtggtccacagcctttttacgagtgtataaaagtgatcaagtcatcacaaaaatcacgaaaaaaatcttatataagccgcacctgactataagccgcagggttcaaaattttggaaaaaagtcgcggcatatagtccggaaattacggtagatccAGTTTTTTTGGATCAAGGTCACAGTAAAGTTCTAAAGCTAAATCTTAAGTCACCAAGATGTCTTCTATATGTGCTTTTGATGAGCAACACtggtccagtttttttttttttatcataataCCGATCCAATACTAACCATGTTCCTAAACTCTCAGTAATCCAGATTCCACACACCATAAACAAATCCCTGAGTGTGCACCTTATTTTGTGTTGTGCAGATTGTCATAGGCCTTCAAGATCATCACTGTCAAATAACAGACCTGCCATTTGCCAATCAATTTGCATTCTATGTCCTTAGGCAAAAAAAGACCAATACCAGGCCCCCCTGGTCCTCCCGGCCCCCCAGGCCCTCAGGGCCCACCGGGAATCCCTGGAATCCCAGGGATTCCAGGAAGCAATGCTGTGGGTCCCGCAGGACCACCCGGGCCCCCTGGGCCACAGGGGCTTCCAGGCACTCAAGGCCCAGCAGGTACCAAGTTCAAAAGAGAAAATGACTGGTTACTATACGACAAGAGTCCAAACTCAAGTATTGGGTCTGTTCTTGGATTACACTGCATGAGCCGGCACGTAGCCACGTTCCCACGCTTGAAGGGGGCTCAAGTTGTCCAAATGAATAAACTCATCGCCTTAACAGTGAGAACTTGTAATGCAGGATGTCAAACACTGTGTGGGACTCCGGGGATTGCTCTGTAGTCTGTCATTGCTTGTTTTGATTGAGTCACAATGGTGTCATCTTTTCTTACACTGCAGCGGTATGGGCCCAAATACCATCATGTCATTCTTTTTTTGTTGCAGGAGTTCCTGATAGGATGAAAACAAGAGAATTCCAGGTAGAGTGTGTCACCTACATAAAATACAGTTAGATCCCACGCAACACTGTGAGGTGAACATCTGTGTGTCCTCGTCAATGACATGACATTTTTACTTTTCAGCCTGCAGTGGTCCATTTGCAAGGGCAGGAAACAACCATTCAAGTGAGAGAAGGTGGGTTAGCTCGTGTTGTAGTAGATGATAATCATTGTGTTATAGTGGAGAACACACCCAATTATGTGGAGGTGTTTCTGATAAGTACCAgatgtgtcaaactcattttgccGCAGGCTACATCGTGTTTTACTCAGACGGCCATTATGATTGTTACGATGATCACTTTATATTGTCACTTATACAGGGCTAACGAGTTTTAAAATCAGAAGCCGGTAAATTGTTTGGGgttattttttcaatttattttgagCGTTTGGTGAAAAAAACTAATTGCAAGAGCTCATCTCAGTTTTGTtataaagtgaagacaatttgcaagaaACGTAAATTGCCTTCGCCGCCATATAAATGATGTGAGCCAGATCTGGCCCcccggccttgagtttgacaaccAGACCCTCTTATGGAAGTATTTTTTCGTACCATGACAGTGTCAGTCTAAAGAGATCATAGTCTTtgtgaaaaaacatttttttctaagAAACTCTTGTCAATGAACTCCACTCATTTGTTCTTGTTTTGCCATGTCATGTTTAGATCTTTCTGAAGGCATCCTCAGGAACTGGAAGACGGTGTCCATCCATCACCGTATTTTTAAAATGCACTCTCGCTCTGGAGAGCTAGAGGTGCTATTGGATGGTGTCTACTTCATTTATAGTCAGGTAGAAGTGAGTACGGTCCTTGACGAAACTCTTATAATTCAGTGGTCACTTTCAATATTCAAACCCTGTTTCCTTTTCTTAAACATACATTTCTGAATTGTATTCTTCCATCCATGTACAATGTTTTTAAGGGAAGCTCATGTCAACTATTCAACTAGCCAGACTGTTTCAGCTGGACCAAATATATCTTGCTCGGGGGGCACCGTCGCAGTCTTTCATGAAATGTATCTCTTCCCTTTTCACCAGGTGTACTACCTCAACTTCACAGACATCGCCAGCTACGAAGTGATGGTGGACTCCAACCCGTTTCTCCGCTGCACTTGCAGCATTGAGACAGGCCAGCGCAAGTTCAACACCTGCTACACAGCTGGGGTGAGCCTGCTACGTGCAGGCCAGAGAATATCCATTCGCATAGTATATGAGGACACGCTCATCAGTATGACCAACCACACCACTTTCCTGGGAAGTGTCAGACTCGGAGAGGTGCCATCTGCTGGACAGAATTGATAAATGCTAACGTCATCGCAAGGGTGTCTGGATTTAAAGACAAGGCTAGATCTGTGTCTACAGGCTTCCAGTCTTTCCCAATGAGATCCTGCCAGGAAAACACTGGCACCGAGTGGGGTGATGAAAGCGAGGATATCTCGAGCTCACTATTGCAACCCCGTAGAAAAGATGATGTTACGGACTGCTCTGCTTGTGCTTCCACTGATTCATTGGCCTTGATGAGCTGAATGTGTGTTTGCTCATCAAACAAGTGTCACTATTTATAGTCGCTCTTCTCATTCTCTCTTAAGAACAACAAAGGATACTGCTCAAACAGGAATTTTAAACCTACAATTAAATGCTGTTGATTGATAATCTTGTATGTCCAAAAAGCACATTGTCTTATTAAGTAAATTAACTATATGAACACCCACTTGTGGTTTGCCATAAACCACAATAGTTtcaagtagtttttttttataaaatccaCACAACTGGAGTCAATAAGTATTCAGAGCAACAGCACTATATATTTTGCGCACATTTTGCACTACAATATCCCTGCAGAATATCAGTGATATGTTTTGTGACAGTGCTATTGTTATCGTATGAATGCATACATTATggaaaaataattttgtttatACATCTATGTACATATTGTATATAAAAATGGGATATACTTTTGTAAATTGAGTTGATTGGATTaaactgttttgttttgcctAAACGATGTCATTAATGTTTGAGCACCCTGCGGTTACTGATTCATAAGTTTTCCTACCTTTCGCTCATGTCGAATCATCTGGCATTAAAGTTGATGTACTGAGAGGGATTCTTCATCCTTAAAATATGGTGTTCCCTTTGCATTTTCATCGTGCACTGGAGAGTTTCTTCATAAATTAGTGCCGTTTAGAAGCATTTCTAGGCAAGGAAATAATATTTATGCTTCCTGGTACGCATACAGTACATCTGgtgtttgaaaaatattttggtcACTGACGCTAAATAAAACTATAAAAGCATCCAAATGTATGTTGAAATAGGCAAGAGAGCATATTAATGATTGGACACAATAAGGGAAAACTATTCTCACAGCTTTGTCGCTAATTGAGTCAAGATGGATGCTGTCGAGTTAAAACGTTAATAACGATCCAGACAGTGAGGAAATAAAATGTTCTCTAAATTCTTTATTTTCCTTGGGAATTCCTGCGTCCAAACTGCTCTCTACTCTACTCTGTAATATCCTCAGAGGCTAAATCAAGAAGAACAGGCAGAGCTGTTTCTGATAGTAGAGTAGAGCCATTACCTGAATTAGTGAAATAGAAATGGCAATGCGGAAAAAGACAGATATTGCATAAACATAACTCAGGATTCTTCATAATTTAAAGGTAGAGGCCCCACAACACTTGTGACGAGTTCAACAGTTGCTTGGACTACAGATGTGCAGTGCACTTCAAGTCAAGAGAAGGCTCCCTTGATAACAGCTAGATGAAGAATCAAAGAATTTGCATTTGATAGCCGATCCTGAGAGCGCTCAACGCATAGTCCAAATAGGTGTCAATGCGAGTGAAATGGCTCACTTAGCTGTGAAACAGATCCAAAGCATCAGGAGAAATCCAAGCACACCAAATCTATAATCGGGAAGGAATGCGTTGGCTAGTACAATAACACCAAAAGATCTGGAAGACCACTGAACACaacttaagtgaaaagtggatgaTAACAGAACGCTCTCCTTAGAGAAAAACATTTCACAATATCAAAACAAATCAAGCCTTCCACCGAGAAGCTTGGCCTATCATTGTCAAACTCTACAAAAACAGACTTGAGGGTGAACATGAGGTCAAAATCACAAGTAACCGTCAAAAACAAATGTATAGCAGAGTTAAATTTCCCCTTGAGGAGCTGTAATCCTTCCATTTCTTATATCGCTTACAGTTCGTATGCCTGAAAGCTATCTCATGCCTGAGCTATAGTAGCATATTTAATTGATTaaagaacacgcacacacacacacacacacacacacacacacacatacacacacacaggccactgacaaagcaagaaaaaaaaaaaaaagggccacaCTAACATTCAACTTTGATGTCAAATAGGGGACCTCAAAATATCATCCAGTGGGTCGCAAATAGCCAAGAGGCCGCATGTTTGAGACTTCTGATTTGCATGTTTTTGTAATGCAGGCAGAAAGAAGCCCAGGCAAGTACAGGGAGACGAGACAAacgccacacaggaaggccggagcctGCACTTGATCTCCATCCTCAGATCTGAGGCAAACGTGCTAATTTCTTGCCCAGTATGCCGCCTCACATCAAAAGAGATTTTATTTAGTATAATCCTGAAAATAACTGTTTGTATCTATGAATATCAAATTGAAGTTGAATTAAGTTTGTCTTATCTG
The sequence above is drawn from the Syngnathus scovelli strain Florida chromosome 1, RoL_Ssco_1.2, whole genome shotgun sequence genome and encodes:
- the eda gene encoding ectodysplasin-A isoform X1 encodes the protein MALDGFTGKAMPTSETCTCSANCRNRSSRVVFLGLFLLSLSLHAVTLVCYLDLRSEVKREIIHQKRDSLLTLAGSDPGNTASEVFPPDPPRFEPADDPEGQLPHRNRDIVATEDNRGITQREKRSPGKQLETDSTGKEKRKEKKKGKKRPIPGPPGPPGPPGPQGPPGIPGIPGIPGSNAVGPAGPPGPPGPQGLPGTQGPAGVPDRMKTREFQPAVVHLQGQETTIQVREDLSEGILRNWKTVSIHHRIFKMHSRSGELEVLLDGVYFIYSQVEVYYLNFTDIASYEVMVDSNPFLRCTCSIETGQRKFNTCYTAGVSLLRAGQRISIRIVYEDTLISMTNHTTFLGSVRLGEVPSAGQN
- the eda gene encoding ectodysplasin-A isoform X2, which encodes MALDGFTGKAMPTSETCTCSANCRNRSSRVVFLGLFLLSLSLHAVTLVCYLDLRSEVKREIIHQKRDSLLTLAGSDPGNTASEVFPPDPPRFEPADDPEGQLPHRNRDIVATEDNRGITQREKRSPGKQLETDSTGKEKRKEKKKGKKRPIPGPPGPPGPPGPQGPPGIPGIPGIPGSNAVGPAGPPGPPGPQGLPGTQGPAGVPDRMKTREFQPAVVHLQGQETTIQVREDLSEGILRNWKTVSIHHRIFKMHSRSGELEVLLDGVYFIYSQVYYLNFTDIASYEVMVDSNPFLRCTCSIETGQRKFNTCYTAGVSLLRAGQRISIRIVYEDTLISMTNHTTFLGSVRLGEVPSAGQN